Proteins encoded together in one Quercus lobata isolate SW786 chromosome 3, ValleyOak3.0 Primary Assembly, whole genome shotgun sequence window:
- the LOC115979274 gene encoding vignain-like, with protein sequence MNLGKFFLVALSLALLLELAKCIDFKEEDLASEERLWELYEKWRSHHTASQDLNEKHKRFNVFKENVKHVHKVNKMNKPYKLKLNKFADMTNHEFSSSYASSKVSHHRMFQGIRQVTGFMHEKIDNLPTSVDWRKQGAVTGVKDQGKCGSCWAFSTVVAVEGINQIKTKELVPLSEQELVDCDSKNNGCDGGLMENAFEFIKQTGGVTTEKNYPYQARHKSCDSSKMNDPMVQIDGYENVPQNDENALMKAVANQPVSVAIDAGGKDFQFYSEGVFTGDCGTELNHGVAIVGYGTTLDGKKYWIVKNSWGPEWGEKGYIRMQRGVNAEEGLCGIAMEASYPVKLSSNNKKKTSFKDEL encoded by the exons ATGAATTTGGGGAAGTTTTTCTTGGTTGCTCTTTCCTTAGCTCTACTTTTGGAGCTGGCCAAGTGCATCGACTTCAAAGAGGAGGATTTGGCTTCCGAAGAGAGACTCTGGGAATTGTATGAGAAGTGGAGGAGCCATCACACTGCTTCTCAGGACCTCAACGAGAAGCATAAGCGTTTCAATGTGTTTAAGGAGAACGTGAAGCATGTTCACAAGGTGAACAAGATGAATAAGCCTTACAAGCTGAAACTGAATAAGTTTGCAGATATGACTAACCATGAATTTTCAAGTTCCTATGCCAGTTCAAAGGTTAGCCATCACAGGATGTTCCAAGGTATCCGACAGGTGACTGGTTTCATGCATGAGAAGATTGACAATCTTCCAACCTCTGTTGATTGGAGAAAACAAGGAGCAGTTACTGGTGTCAAGGACCAAGGCAAATGTG GCAGCTGCTGGGCATTTTCAACTGTAGTTGCAGTTGAGGGAATcaaccaaatcaaaacaaaggagTTAGTCCCTCTGTCTGAGCAGGAGCTGGTTGATTGTGATTCTAAAAACAATGGTTGCGATGGAGGACTAATGGAAAATGCATTTGAGTTCATTAAGCAAACTGGTGGAGTAACAACAGAGAAAAATTACCCCTACCAAGCCCGACACAAGTCTTGTGACTCATCGAAG ATGAATGATCCTATGGTACAAATTGATGGTTATGAAAATGTTCCACAAAATGATGAAAATGCCTTGATGAAAGCTGTTGCAAACCAACCTGTATCAGTTGCAATTGATGCTGGTGGCAAGGATTTCCAGTTCTACTCAGAG GGAGTATTCACCGGAGATTGTGGCACAGAGCTGAATCATGGGGTGGCAATTGTGGGCTATGGAACAACTTTGGATGGTAAAAAATACTGGATAGTGAAGAACTCTTGGGGACCTGAATGGGGAGAGAAGGGTTACATAAGGATGCAACGTGGGGTTAATGCAGAAGAGGGACTGTGTGGTATAGCCATGGAGGCCTCTTATCCCGTAAAACTGTCCTcaaacaacaagaagaagacctCCTTCAAAGATGAACTGTAA
- the LOC115981821 gene encoding uncharacterized protein LOC115981821 yields MVKLVHYCAMTLAAFAFYETMERIHVWIALRQDEKQERLEKELEIRRVQQKLLQESKQRA; encoded by the exons atggtgAAATTGGTGCACTACTGCGCGATGACACTTGCAGCCTTCGCTTTCTATGAAACCATGGAAAGAATCCACGTCTGGATCGCTCTCCGTCAAGATGAaaag CAAGAGAGATTGGAGAAGGAATTGGAGATCAGGAGAGTCCAGCAGAAGCTATTGCAAGAATCTAAACAGAGGGCGTGA